From one Pempheris klunzingeri isolate RE-2024b chromosome 5, fPemKlu1.hap1, whole genome shotgun sequence genomic stretch:
- the efcab10 gene encoding EF-hand calcium-binding domain-containing protein 10 has translation MAAQREGDAADYLKKHKIIELMENLSGLLFYYRPEKPREFLIEQLEQLKISRQSGVKGPNLFNSANLDAVFGILDPTNQKYITFAQYKQALTTLGIGDINECPEGVNEDRISCETFKTEAIQGLQRCSATYEQL, from the exons ATGGCGGcgcagagagaaggagacgCCGCTGATtatctgaaaaaacacaaaattatcGAGCTGATGGAGAACCTGAGCGGCCTCCTCTTCTACTACAGACCCG agaaaCCCAGAGAGTTTCTTATtgagcagctggagcagctgaagaTTTCTCGGCAGAGTGGAGTGAAAGGGCCGAATCTGTTCAACAGTGCCAACCTGGATGCAGTCTTTGGGATACTGGACCCTACTAACCAAAAATACATCACTTTTGCCCAATACAAACAGG CTCTGACCACACTGGGCATTGGAGACATTAATGAATGTCCTGAAGGTGTAAATGAAGACAGAATTTCCTGTGAGACCTTCAAAACAGAAGC GATACAAGGCCTGCAGAGATGCTCAGCAACATACGAACAACTGTGA
- the uqcc6 gene encoding ubiquinol-cytochrome-c reductase complex assembly factor 6 gives MPAGVSWARYLRMFGASMLAMFAGAQAVHQYYLPDLTIPEVPPKPGELLTELRGFKVREEATAAILQQLQAEEKVD, from the exons ATGCCAGCCGGTGTGTCTTGGGCTCGCTACCTCAGGATGTTTGGTGCCAGTATGCTGGCCATGTTTGCAGGAGCACAGGCCGTCCACCAGTACTACCTACCTGATCTG ACTATACCAGAAGTCCCGCCAAAGCCTGGGGAGCTGCTGACCGAACTGCGGGGCTTCAAAGTCAGAGAAGAAGCTACTGCGGCTATTTTGCAGCAGCTTCAAGCAGAAGAAAAGGTGGACTGA
- the tdg.2 gene encoding G/T mismatch-specific thymine DNA glycosylase has translation MYDRYQSSQQHPEAQYVMPYHNTGHYSEGPRDELVMAELSVHREPPLYQESFHHNNPPVLNLYQEQAHQQNFREQQQHPAHLHHPQHQHSVQQQQEPNVQHQYQTVGPPQAATPVKKKRGRPPKQQAEEGKAQEEEDEVEAAKKAKRALNRFNGMTVAEVMARTLPDVITYNLDILIIGINPGLLSAFKGHHYPNPGNHFWKCLFLSGLTEIQLNYMHDESLPEKYSIGFTNMVERTTPGSKDLSSKEIREGGRQLLDKLQKYKPLIAAFNGKGIYEIFCKEIFGVKAKNLEFGLQPYKIPETETVCYLMPSSSPRCAQFPRAQDKVHFYIKLKELRDQMKGVAPSLEVKETDYSFDLQLAKEDAKRMAIKEEQVDPEYESCSGLHGDVRQSSNSSN, from the exons ATGTATGACAG GTACCAGTCCAGCCAGCAACACCCGGAGGCCCAGTATGTGATGCCCTATCACAACACAGGCCATTACTCAGAAGGGCCCAGAGATGAGCTGGTCATGGCCGAGCTGTCCGTTCACCGCGAGCCGCCTCTTTACCAGGAGTCTTTTCATCACAACAACCCCCCAGTCCTGAATCTCTACCAGGAACAGGCCCACCAGCAGAACTtcagggagcagcagcagcatcctgcTCACCTGCACCACCCTCAGCATCAACATtcagtacagcagcagcaggagccgAATGTTCAGCACCAATATCAGACTGTTGGTCCACCTCAAG CTGCGACaccagtgaagaagaagagaggccGGCCTCCTAAGCAGCAGGCGGAGGAGGGCAaggcacaggaggaggaggatgaggtggaggCCGCCAAAAAAGCCAAGAGGGCTCTTAACCGCTTCAACGGCATGACAGTGGCTGAGGTTATGGCCAGAACTCTGCCAGACGTTATTACCTACAATCTTGACATCCTGATA ATTGGAATTAACCCAGGACTATTGTCAGCCTTCAAAGGACACCATTACCCAAACCCAGGAAACCATTTCT GGaaatgtctgtttctctctggtcTGACTGAAATCCAGCTCAACTACATGCATGACGAGAGCCTGCCAGAGAAATACAGCATTGGCTTCACCAACATGGTCGAGAGGACCACGCCTGGCAGCAAGGACCTCTCCAG tAAAGAGATTCGTGAAGGAGGCCGGCAGTTACTTGACAAGCTGCAGAAATACAAGCCCTTAATAGCAGCTTTTAATGGAAAAG GTATTTATGAAATCTTCTGCAAGGAAATCTTTGGTGTGAAGGCAAAGAATCTCGAGTTTGGTCTGCAGCCCTACAAAATCCCAGAAACTGAAACA GTGTGCTACCTGATGCCATCATCGAGCCCTCGCTGTGCCCAGTTTCCTCGTGCGCAGGATAAGGTACACTTCTACATCAAGCTAAAGGAGCTGCGAGACCAGATGAAAGGTGTGGCACCGAGCCTGGAGGTGAAGGAGACAGACTACTCATTTGATCTGCAGCTCGCAAAAG aggATGCCAAGAGGATGGCAATCAAAGAAGAGCAGGTGGATCCAGAGTATGAAAGCTGTAGTGGGCTGCATGGTGACGTGAGGCAAAGCAGCAACTCCTCCAACTAa
- the tdg.1 gene encoding thymine DNA glycosylase, tandem duplicate 1 — MEEKLNGSFPVVSPEYLQQWVQSAQQFQALQAQYSGFNPNSQFHHPEGHMGETGMAHMGNPEAMMEQQEPANLTKPPAKKRGRPAQPKEPKQPKQPKQPKPPKPPKVPRAPKPPKDPNAPKAKPGPKPKKGAEAQADGKQEKIDESFKKVKRKVDRFKGMSEEEVMKRTLPDLLEYNLDYVIIGINPGLMAAYIGRWFPGPGNHFWKCLFLSGFTEEQLNHMHDSTLPVKYKMGFTNMVARATPGSKDLSSKELREGGKILVEKLKKFKPLIAVFNGKCIYEMFCRELFGKKPQSLQFGLQPHKIPDCDVALYLMPSSSARCAQFPRAQDKVHFYIKLRELRDELKGIQKQTEIEEVKYSFDLQLAKEDAKRTAIKEEQYDPGYEDAYGGAYTERGPEGDQAQSQTNGHCTFSTGENTEGAQAATTSQIAEGQLPDGQWMTQSFADQIPDISGGPKDGSV; from the exons atggaggaaaagctGAATGGATCATTCCCTGTTGTCTCCCCGGAGTATCTTCAACAGTG GGTTCAGTCTGCACAGCAGTTTCAAGCTCTCCAGGCCCAATATTCAGGGTTCAACCCCAACTCTCAGTTTCACCACCCGGAGGGGCATATGGGAGAGACGGGCATGGCACACATGGGTAATCCAGAAGCCATGATGGAGCAGCAGGAACCTGCCAACCTGACAAAAC CCCCTGCCAAAAAGAGAGGCAGACCAGCTCAACCTAAGGAACCTAAGCAACCTAAACAACCCAAGCAACCCAAACCACCCAAACCACCAAAAGTTCCCAGGGCACCAAAGCCACCTAAGGACCCAAATGCACCTAAAGCCAAACCTGGTCCTAAACCCAAGAAGGGTGCTGAGGCTCAGGCCGACGGAAAGCAAGAGAAGATTGACGAGAGCTTCAAGAAGGTCAAGAGGAAAGTTGACCGCTTCAAGGGAATGTCAGAGGAGGAAGTTATGAAAAGAACTCTACCAGACCTGCTGGAATACAACCTGGACTATGTCATT ATTGGTATCAATCCCGGACTCATGGCAGCTTATATTGGACGGTGGTTTCCTGGTCCAGGAAATCATTTTT GGAAGTGCCTGTTTCTGTCTGGATTTACTGAGGAGCAGCTCAACCACATGCATGACAGCACGCTGCCTGTCAAGTACAAAATGGGTTTCACCAACATGGTGGCCAGGGCGACGCCAGGGAGCAAAGACCTCTCTAG TAAAGAGTTGCGTGAAGGAGGCAAAATTCTCGTAGAAAAGTTGAAGAAATTCAAGCCTCTTATTGCTGTTTTCAATGGAAAAT gtatCTATGAAATGTTCTGCAGAGAGTTGTTTGGTAAAAAACCACAGAGTCTTCAATTTGGTTTGCAGCCACACAAGATTCCCGACTGTGACGTG GCTCTGTACCTGATGCCTTCATCCAGCGCTCGTTGTGCCCAGTTCCCTCGTGCTCAGGACAAAGTCCACTTCTACATCAAACTGAGGGAGCTCCGAGATGAGCTCAAGGGCATCCAGAAACAGACTGAAATCGAGGAGGTTAAATACTCATTTGACCTGCAGCTAGCCAAGG AGGATGCCAAGAGGACGGCGATAAAGGAGGAGCAGTACGACCCTGGTTATGAAGACGCCTACGGTGGAGCATATACAGAGAGAGGACCTGAAGGGGACCAGGCCCAAAGCCAGACCAACGGTCACTGTACATTCTCCACTGGAGAAAACACAG aagGAGCACAGGCGGCGACCACATCACAAATAGCAGAGGGCCAGCTCCCGGACGGACAGTGGATGACCCAGTCCTTTGCAGACCAGATCCCAGACATCAGCGGAGGACCAAAGGATGGCAGCGTATGA